One Oncorhynchus nerka isolate Pitt River linkage group LG5, Oner_Uvic_2.0, whole genome shotgun sequence genomic window carries:
- the LOC115123656 gene encoding dual specificity protein phosphatase 1, with the protein MFLDLTYSARRPPTMVIMEVPSIDAMSLCGLLEGDDPGCLVLDCRSFFSFNSSHILGSTNVRFSTIVRRRARGGLGVGHIVPNEDTRNRLLSGEYQSVVFLDDRSLDFGQVKKDGTLMLAVTALCRDPCGARVFFLSGGFDTFSSEYPEMCTKPSAPQGLSLPLSARPDSAEPGCSPCSTPLYDQGGPVEILPFLYLGSAYHASRKDMIDMLGITALINVSANCPNHFEESFQYKSIPVEDNHKADISSWFNEAIEFIDSIRSSGGRVFVHCQAGISRSATICLAYLMRTNRVKLDEAFEFVKQRRSIISPNFSFMGQLLRFESQLLATSSCSSEAGSPALGKSSTVFNFPVSIPVHGSAGHGQLSFLHSPITTSPSC; encoded by the exons ATGTTTTTGGATTTGACATATTCCGCCCGTCGCCCTCCTACTATGGTGATAATGGAAGTCCCCAGCATCGATGCCATGTCCCTCTGCGGGCTGCTGGAGGGGGACGACCCGGGCTGTCTGGTCCTGGACTGCCGCTCATTCTTCTCCTTCAACTCCTCTCACATCCTCGGGTCCACCAACGTCCGCTTCAGTACTATAGTCCGCCGGAGGGCCAGAGGGGGGCTGGGGGTGGGACACATCGTGCCCAACGAGGACACGCGGAACCGGCTTCTCTCCGGGGAGTATCAGTCGGTAGTGTTTCTGGATGATCGGAGTTTAGACTTCGGCCAAGTGAAGAAGGACGGGACTCTAATGCTCGCGGTGACAGCTCTGTGCCGAGACCCGTGTGGAGCCCGTGTCTTCTTTCTCTCAG GTGGTTTTGACACGTTCTCCTCGGAGTATCCAGAGATGTGTACCAAGCCGTCAGCTCCACAGGGACTCAGTCTGCCCCTCAGCGCCCGTCCAGACAGCGCCGAGCCCGGCTGCAGTCCATGCAGTACACCGCTCTATGACCAG gggGGTCCAGTGGAgatccttcccttcctctacctggGCAGTGCCTACCATGCCTCCAGAAAGGACATGATAGACATGCTGGGTATCACTGCTCTCATCAACGTATCAGCTAACTGCCCCAACCACTTTGAAGAGTCCTTCCAGTACAAGAGTATCCCCGTAGAGGACAACCACAAGGCTGATATCTCCTCCTGGTTCAATGAGGCGATAGAGTTTATCG actCCATCCGTAGTT CTGGCGGTCGTGTGTTTGTCCACTGCCAAGCCGGCATCTCCCGCTCCGCCACCATCTGTCTGGCCTACCTGATGAGGACCAACCGCGTGAAGCTGGACGAGGCCTTTGAGTTCGTCAAGCAACGTCGCAGCATCATCAGTCCTAACTTCAGCTTCATGGGCCAACTGCTACGGTTTGAGTCCCAGCTCCTGGCTACTTCATCCTGCTCGTCGGAAGCCGGGAGTCCTGCCCTGGGGAAGAGCAGTACGGTCTTTAACTTCCCCGTGTCTATCCCCGTCCACGGCTCTGCTGGACACGGACAGCTCTCCTTCCTCCACAGCCCCATCACCACCTCACCAAGCTGCTAA